The following coding sequences are from one Nicotiana tomentosiformis chromosome 3, ASM39032v3, whole genome shotgun sequence window:
- the LOC138908484 gene encoding uncharacterized protein — translation MVADALSRKAKSLGRLVYLPVAEKPLALDVQALANQFRKFDAVWVIVDRLTKSAHFIPAVTTYSSEQLVQVYIHDIVRLHGMPISIISNQAQSKQKSYADRKVYAVTFMVGERVLLQVLPMKGVIRFGKKGKLSPWYIGPFEILERIEEVAYKLALPPSLDAVHPEFHVSMLLKYHDDPSHMLDFSSIQLDKDPSYVEEPLAILDR, via the exons atggtggctgatgccttgagtcgcaaggcgaagagtttgggaaGATTagtatatctaccagtagcagagaagccattagccttagatgttcaggctttggccaaccaattt aggaagttcgatgcagtttgggtgattgtggataggttgaccaagtcagctcatttcattccagcggtgactacttattcttcagagcaactgGTTCAGGTTTATATTCATGatattgtcaggcttcatggcatgccaatatctatcatctctaaccagG cccaatccaaacagaagagttatgcggatcggaaggtttatgctgttacattcatggttggagagagggtcttGCTCCAagttttacccatgaagggtgttataaggttcgggaagaagggaaaattgagcccttggtatatcgggccttttgagattcttgaaaggattgaagaggtggcctacaagcttgcactaccacctagtctagatGCAGTTCATCCAgagttccatgtttctatgctcctgaagtatcacgatgatccatCTCAtatgttggattttagctcaatccaattggacaaggatccgtcttatgttgaggagccgttggccattttggataggtag